The following are encoded in a window of Gavia stellata isolate bGavSte3 chromosome 17, bGavSte3.hap2, whole genome shotgun sequence genomic DNA:
- the LOC104257504 gene encoding cytosolic 5'-nucleotidase 1A, with product MAEPESTVINTDVKQKDPSEALVIAVTTRAIFNLEEEHKLYLEKGKEEYTRHQQANQDKPLPPGTAFAFIQAAQYVNKKILESNPAEKDLFDILVLSNNSPESGVRIVKSAKHYGLEISKFCFVSDEDSTQYLKSHGVKLFLSADRTDVCNALRRGVSAALIFQQEVQAPSTPLRVVFDGDAVLFSNETDQVFQRKGLEGAVQYERAMEAVPMGEGPLKAFAMHLGKIRKKFSPEQSPIRTYLVTARSGRDMGIRAIKTLREWGLAIDEAFFMDGAPKGPILAQIQPHIFFDDGLHNIQGARDVGVPSAWVPSCC from the exons ATGGCAGAGCCTGAAAGCACAGTCATAAACACCGATGTGAAACAG aAAGACCCCAGTGAGGCACTTGTCATTGCGGTGACCACCAGAGCTATCTTCAACCTGGAGGAGGAGCACAAGCTCTACCTGGAGAAGGGCAAGGAGGAGTACACAAGGCACCAGCAGGCCAACCAGGACAAGCCCCTGCCACCGGGCACGGCCTTTGCCTTCATCCAG GCAGCACAGTATGTGAACAAGAAGATCCTGGAGAGCAACCCGGCAGAGAAGGACCTCTTTGACATCCTGGTGCTCTCCAACAACAGCCCAGAGAGCGGCGTGCGCATCGTCAAGAGCGCCAAGCACTACG GCCTGGAGATCTCCAAGTTCTGCTTTGTCAGCGATGAGGACTCCACGCAGTACCTGAAGTCCCACGGGGTCAAACTCTTCCTCTCGGCTGACAGGACAGATGTCTGCAATGCCCTCCGGAGAG GGGTCTCGGCAGCGCTTATCTTCCAGCAAGAGGTGCaggcccccagcaccccgctcCGCGTGGTGTTCGATGGGGATGCCGTGCTCTTCTCCAACGAGACGGACCAGGTCTTCCAGaggaaggggctggagggggcagtGCAGTACGAGCGGGCAATGGAGGCCGTGCCCATGGGAGAG GGTCCCCTGAAGGCTTTTGCCATGCACCTTGGGAAGATCCGCAAGAAGTTCAGCCCAGAACAATCCCCCATCCGCACCTACCTGGTGACCGCCCGCAGTGGCCGGGACATGGGCATCCGAGCCATCAAGACGCTCCGGGAGTGGGGTCTGGCCATCGACGAGGCTTTCTTCATGGATGGGGCTCCCAAGGGGCCCATCCTCGCCCAGATCCAGCCCCACATTTTCTTTGACGATGGCCTTCATAACATCCAGGGTGCTCGAGATGTGGGCGTACCCTCTGCCTGGGTCCCTTCCTGCTGCTGA